The Blastococcus sp. HT6-4 genome window below encodes:
- the trxB gene encoding thioredoxin-disulfide reductase, translating into MREPVIPPAEHDGVRDLIIIGSGPAGYTAATYAARANLHPLVFEGSQFGGALMTTTEVENFPGFPEGIQGPQLMDDMRTQAERFGAELVPRDVTEVDLTADPKIVKVGDEVHRAHAVIVATGSKYRYLGLDNEQRLLGRGVSACATCDGFFFRDQDIVVVGGGDSAMEEATFLTRFAKSVTVVHRREELRASKIMQKRAQDNEKIRWALGKQVTEVLGETTVSAVELTDTTTGTTETLPVTGLFVAIGHDPRTELFVGQLKLDDGGYIQVDHPTTRTNVDGVFACGDVVDHIYRQAITSAGTGAAAAIDAERWLADTFDER; encoded by the coding sequence GTGCGGGAGCCCGTCATCCCGCCCGCCGAGCACGACGGCGTCCGCGACCTGATCATCATCGGGTCCGGCCCGGCGGGGTACACCGCGGCCACGTACGCCGCGCGGGCCAACCTGCACCCGCTGGTGTTCGAGGGCTCCCAGTTCGGTGGCGCCCTGATGACCACCACCGAGGTGGAGAACTTCCCCGGGTTCCCGGAGGGCATCCAGGGCCCCCAGCTCATGGACGACATGCGCACGCAGGCCGAGCGTTTCGGCGCCGAACTGGTGCCCCGGGACGTCACCGAGGTCGACCTCACCGCCGACCCGAAGATCGTCAAGGTCGGCGACGAGGTTCACCGGGCGCACGCGGTGATCGTGGCCACCGGCTCGAAGTACCGGTACCTCGGCCTGGACAACGAGCAGCGACTGCTCGGCCGGGGCGTGTCGGCCTGCGCCACCTGCGACGGGTTCTTCTTCCGCGACCAGGACATCGTCGTGGTCGGCGGCGGCGACTCCGCGATGGAGGAGGCCACCTTCCTCACCCGGTTCGCCAAGAGCGTCACCGTCGTCCACCGGCGCGAGGAGCTGCGCGCGTCGAAGATCATGCAGAAGCGCGCGCAGGACAACGAGAAGATCCGCTGGGCGCTCGGCAAGCAGGTCACCGAGGTCCTCGGCGAGACCACCGTCTCCGCCGTCGAGCTCACCGACACCACCACCGGCACCACCGAGACGCTGCCGGTGACCGGGCTGTTCGTCGCCATCGGCCACGACCCGCGGACCGAGCTGTTCGTCGGCCAGCTGAAGCTGGACGACGGGGGCTACATCCAGGTCGACCACCCGACCACCCGGACCAACGTCGACGGTGTCTTCGCCTGTGGCGACGTCGTCGACCACATCTACCGTCAGGCGATCACCTCGGCCGGCACCGGTGCCGCGGCCGCGATCGACGCCGAACGGTGGCTCGCCGATACCTTCGACGAGCGCTAG
- the trxA gene encoding thioredoxin, giving the protein MAGNTVKVTDASFASEVLGSDKPVLVDFWAEWCGPCKMVAPVLEEIASEHGDKLTIAKLNIDENPQIARDYQVMSIPTMTVFQGGKPVKSIIGAKPKGAILNDLADFIQ; this is encoded by the coding sequence ATGGCAGGCAACACCGTGAAGGTCACCGACGCCAGCTTCGCCAGCGAGGTGCTCGGCAGCGACAAGCCCGTGCTCGTCGACTTCTGGGCGGAGTGGTGCGGACCGTGCAAGATGGTCGCCCCCGTCCTGGAGGAGATCGCCTCCGAGCACGGCGACAAGCTCACCATCGCCAAGCTCAACATCGACGAGAACCCGCAGATCGCCCGCGACTACCAGGTCATGTCGATCCCGACCATGACCGTCTTCCAGGGCGGCAAGCCGGTCAAGAGCATCATCGGCGCCAAGCCGAAGGGCGCGATCCTCAACGACCTCGCCGACTTCATCCAGTAG
- the murJ gene encoding murein biosynthesis integral membrane protein MurJ, with amino-acid sequence MSEQPGSGDSASSTEQEAPQRLPVARMPPPPPPARPAPGRRAWGSPAPLPPAPYLATPPPDAVFAAPSATDGGGPSDAVVDGAVPPASPVRPARPPVPAVTPRAGRPAGPVPPLPPLRHRWVPAADDTQVFPMPVLPPVPRTAQETDEDVERREGAPGASRGILRAAGTMAVATLVSRVTGLLRTIVLAAALGVGLVADAYNTANTLPNIVYELLLGGVLTSVIVPLLVHAQERDRDDGVGYAQRLATIAMTGLLVMTVLAVLAAPVLTALYGLDEDPEQYRLANWLARILLVEIVFYGFGAFAQAILNSRGVFGPPAWAPVLNNVVVIATGLVFLAASGPGALAPATIDPGLVWLLGIGTVLGIAVQALVLLPLLRRAGVPLRPRWGIRDTGLREAGTLGLWVIGYVAVSQVGVLVALRLANEAGRQGGLGSAAFGYVSLLFQMPYGIIGVALLTALVPRMSRAAARSDVPGVIEDLSLGTRLSALGLLPVTAVLTVLGPPLAVLAFARGNTSVDEAQAIGTALAAGAFGLLPMAVTLLQLRVFYAMKDARTPTLIQLGMVAVRVPLLLLVPVVVEPELVVAGLMVATSLTYVAGWVFGDLALRRRLGGLRTRETFGPVARVAAVAVAAGLAGGLVRIVTDDLLGRSTTGSLLQVLVGTVVVGGVALVGLVVARVPEVRGPLSAARARLGRG; translated from the coding sequence GTGAGCGAGCAGCCCGGATCCGGGGACTCCGCCTCGTCGACCGAGCAGGAGGCGCCGCAGCGCCTCCCCGTCGCACGGATGCCCCCACCGCCGCCGCCGGCACGCCCGGCCCCCGGACGGCGCGCCTGGGGCTCCCCCGCCCCCCTGCCGCCCGCGCCCTACCTGGCCACCCCACCACCCGATGCCGTCTTCGCCGCGCCGTCGGCCACCGACGGCGGCGGGCCGTCCGACGCCGTCGTCGACGGGGCGGTGCCCCCGGCCTCGCCGGTGCGGCCGGCACGGCCCCCGGTGCCGGCGGTCACGCCGCGCGCGGGGCGCCCGGCCGGCCCGGTGCCGCCGCTGCCGCCGCTGCGGCACCGGTGGGTGCCGGCCGCGGACGACACCCAGGTCTTCCCCATGCCGGTGCTCCCGCCGGTGCCGCGCACCGCGCAGGAGACCGACGAGGACGTCGAGCGGCGCGAGGGCGCCCCCGGCGCCAGCCGGGGGATCCTGCGGGCCGCCGGGACGATGGCGGTCGCGACGCTGGTCTCCCGGGTCACCGGCCTGCTGCGCACCATCGTGCTGGCCGCCGCGCTCGGGGTCGGCCTGGTCGCCGACGCCTACAACACCGCGAACACGCTGCCGAACATCGTCTACGAGCTGCTGCTCGGTGGCGTGCTGACGTCAGTGATCGTCCCGCTCCTGGTGCACGCGCAGGAACGGGACCGCGACGACGGCGTCGGGTACGCGCAGCGCCTGGCCACCATCGCGATGACCGGGCTGCTGGTCATGACGGTGCTGGCGGTCCTCGCGGCGCCCGTGCTGACCGCGCTCTACGGCCTCGACGAGGACCCGGAGCAGTACCGGCTGGCCAACTGGCTGGCCCGCATCCTGCTGGTCGAGATCGTCTTCTACGGCTTCGGCGCCTTCGCGCAGGCGATCCTGAACTCCCGCGGCGTGTTCGGGCCGCCGGCCTGGGCGCCGGTGCTCAACAACGTCGTGGTCATCGCGACCGGCCTGGTGTTCCTGGCGGCCAGCGGCCCCGGCGCGCTGGCGCCCGCGACGATCGACCCCGGGCTGGTGTGGCTGCTCGGCATCGGCACGGTGCTCGGCATCGCGGTCCAGGCCCTCGTGCTGCTGCCGCTGCTGCGCCGCGCCGGGGTGCCGCTCCGCCCACGCTGGGGGATCCGCGACACCGGGCTGCGCGAGGCCGGGACGCTGGGGCTGTGGGTGATCGGCTACGTGGCCGTCAGCCAGGTCGGCGTGCTGGTCGCGCTGCGCCTCGCCAACGAGGCCGGGCGGCAGGGCGGTCTGGGGTCGGCCGCCTTCGGCTACGTCAGCCTGCTGTTCCAGATGCCCTACGGGATCATCGGCGTCGCGCTTCTGACCGCGCTGGTGCCGCGGATGAGCCGCGCGGCGGCCCGCTCCGACGTCCCCGGCGTCATCGAGGACCTCTCCCTGGGCACCCGGCTCTCGGCGCTGGGGCTGCTGCCGGTCACCGCGGTGCTGACCGTACTCGGGCCGCCGCTGGCGGTGCTCGCCTTCGCCCGGGGCAACACGTCGGTGGACGAGGCCCAGGCCATCGGCACCGCGCTCGCCGCCGGGGCGTTCGGTCTGCTGCCGATGGCGGTGACCCTGCTGCAGCTGCGGGTCTTCTACGCCATGAAGGACGCCCGGACACCCACCCTGATCCAGCTCGGCATGGTGGCCGTCCGCGTCCCGCTGCTCCTGCTCGTGCCCGTCGTCGTCGAGCCGGAGCTGGTCGTGGCCGGGCTGATGGTCGCCACCAGCCTCACCTACGTCGCCGGGTGGGTGTTCGGCGACCTCGCCCTCCGCCGCAGGCTCGGCGGTCTGCGCACCCGCGAGACGTTCGGGCCGGTCGCCCGGGTCGCCGCGGTCGCCGTCGCGGCCGGGCTGGCCGGCGGTCTTGTCCGGATCGTGACCGACGACCTGCTCGGACGCTCCACCACAGGCTCGCTCCTCCAGGTGCTCGTCGGTACCGTGGTCGTCGGCGGCGTCGCACTGGTCGGTCTGGTGGTGGCCCGCGTTCCCGAGGTCCGGGGGCCGCTCTCCGCGGCCCGCGCCCGCCTGGGACGCGGGTGA